One window from the genome of Flavobacterium agricola encodes:
- a CDS encoding SLC13 family permease: protein MIFGAGVFTGILDGTGIMQAMGSSIIAIVPEQLGSNLTIITAVLSVPLTFFLNNDAYYFGILPIIISTGEHLHISAAELSRASLVGQASHLLSPLVPSTYLLVALAGVEFGDHLKFTLKWAIGSCLVMLLAALLFGVI, encoded by the coding sequence ATGATTTTTGGTGCTGGAGTTTTTACTGGTATTTTAGATGGTACCGGAATTATGCAAGCAATGGGTAGTTCTATTATTGCTATTGTACCTGAACAATTAGGAAGTAACTTGACAATTATTACCGCTGTTTTAAGTGTGCCGTTAACCTTTTTTCTAAATAACGATGCGTATTATTTTGGCATTTTACCCATTATCATTTCAACCGGAGAACATTTACATATTTCTGCAGCCGAATTAAGCCGAGCAAGTTTAGTAGGCCAAGCTTCTCATTTATTAAGCCCGTTAGTTCCTTCTACCTATTTGTTGGTTGCATTGGCTGGGGTAGAATTTGGCGATCATTTAAAGTTTACCTTAAAATGGGCCATCGGGTCTTGTTTGGTAATGTTGTTAGCTGCTTTGCTTTTTGGAGTAATATAA
- a CDS encoding DUF3861 domain-containing protein: MAKKFNKYQLQLTELELKNQESTNQTLTFDFENHDDIFNILERTKNTQGFSNPNDEIEFFVGLKLFSEVMLRNKKNPLFEEFFPAFVELMKKIKENTANKQ; encoded by the coding sequence ATGGCTAAAAAATTTAATAAATACCAATTGCAATTAACCGAGCTTGAACTTAAAAATCAAGAATCAACCAATCAAACCCTTACTTTTGATTTTGAAAATCACGATGATATTTTTAATATTTTAGAACGTACAAAAAACACACAAGGTTTTTCTAACCCAAACGATGAAATCGAATTTTTTGTAGGATTGAAATTATTTAGCGAGGTTATGTTACGCAATAAAAAAAATCCGTTGTTTGAAGAGTTTTTTCCAGCCTTTGTTGAGTTGATGAAAAAGATAAAAGAGAATACAGCAAACAAGCAATAA
- a CDS encoding S1C family serine protease, with protein sequence MNKITSLFTVSVLSGVITLGAYKLLFDKEVTNTQAVVWENKTPQSVVKSVNYAAESTDFSNAAEAALDFVVHVKNINVSKYQTYSLQDFMYGYQPQTKERKQVGSGSGVIISEDGYVVTNNHVIQNATELEVTLNNNKTYKAQVVGTDSKMDIALLKLDTNDTFNYAVFGNSDAIRVGEWVLAVGNPYNLNSTVTAGIVSAKARNLTNDGIQSFIQTDAAINPGNSGGALVNVRGELIGINTMITSTTGSYVGYAFAVPSNITKKIIEDLVQYGNVQHATIGIEGGELNAAAAKELNLDVTQGFYVNRVMPNSGAEKAGIKSGDVIIQLDDQKVNSFSALSSYLNSKRPDEEIDITLLRKGKEIVAKVKLSKKELGQFAYNGILLENITPQDKQKFRINDGVKIAEITNPDFIEYASILTNSIIIRIDGQLVKSAQDANKLLAAKSDRQKTRMEIITPNGKQLQLIL encoded by the coding sequence ATGAACAAAATTACAAGTTTATTTACCGTTTCGGTGTTAAGTGGTGTGATTACTTTAGGAGCTTATAAATTATTATTTGATAAGGAAGTTACAAATACTCAAGCAGTTGTTTGGGAAAACAAAACACCTCAGTCGGTAGTTAAATCGGTTAATTATGCAGCAGAAAGTACTGATTTTAGCAATGCTGCAGAAGCTGCCCTAGATTTTGTGGTGCACGTTAAAAACATAAATGTATCTAAATACCAAACGTATAGCTTACAAGACTTTATGTACGGGTACCAACCCCAAACTAAAGAACGCAAACAAGTAGGAAGCGGATCTGGAGTAATAATTTCTGAAGATGGTTACGTAGTAACCAACAATCACGTAATACAAAATGCAACCGAATTAGAAGTTACCTTAAATAACAACAAAACTTACAAAGCCCAGGTTGTAGGAACGGATAGCAAAATGGATATTGCTCTTTTAAAATTAGATACTAACGATACATTTAATTATGCTGTTTTTGGTAATTCTGATGCAATCCGAGTGGGAGAATGGGTATTAGCAGTTGGTAATCCGTACAACTTAAATTCTACTGTTACAGCCGGAATTGTTTCGGCAAAAGCTAGAAACCTGACTAACGATGGTATTCAATCTTTCATTCAAACAGATGCGGCAATTAACCCTGGTAATTCGGGCGGTGCTTTGGTAAATGTTCGCGGAGAACTAATCGGAATCAACACCATGATTACCTCAACAACCGGATCGTACGTAGGTTACGCTTTTGCCGTCCCTTCTAATATTACTAAAAAAATTATTGAAGATTTGGTTCAGTACGGAAATGTACAACATGCAACAATTGGAATTGAAGGTGGAGAATTGAATGCTGCTGCTGCTAAAGAATTGAACCTTGATGTTACACAAGGTTTTTACGTAAACCGTGTAATGCCAAATTCAGGTGCCGAAAAAGCAGGTATTAAAAGCGGTGATGTAATTATTCAGTTAGACGATCAAAAGGTAAATAGCTTTAGCGCCTTATCTTCGTATCTAAATAGCAAACGCCCAGACGAAGAAATTGATATTACCTTATTACGTAAGGGCAAAGAAATAGTTGCAAAGGTAAAATTATCTAAAAAAGAATTAGGTCAATTTGCTTATAATGGCATCTTGTTAGAAAACATTACTCCACAAGATAAACAAAAATTCCGCATCAATGATGGGGTTAAAATTGCAGAAATTACCAATCCAGATTTTATTGAATATGCAAGTATTTTGACTAACAGCATTATTATTCGTATTGACGGACAATTGGTAAAATCAGCGCAAGATGCAAACAAATTATTGGCAGCCAAATCAGATCGCCAAAAAACAAGAATGGAAATTATTACTCCAAACGGCAAACAATTACAATTAATCTTATAA
- a CDS encoding citrate:proton symporter codes for MLSLLGFLMIIVFMVLIMKKKMTPLTALVLVPVCIATLAGFGAELGPMMQKGVIKIGLTGVMLIFAILYFSLMIDTGLFEPLVKTILRAVQNSPIKTAVGTALLTAMVSLDGDGSSTYLIVVAAFFPLYKKQGMNPLVLTCIVMLTACIMNILPWGGPTARVMSSQNLSHSEVFVPLIPVMIVGLLWVFFVAYILGKREVNRILKEGSTFVYNNKDVIGEVDETLRRPKLLWFNFILTLTLLTVMVLDVIPLAISFMIAFCIAATINYPNLKDQQKIITRHAGNALSVVGYDFWCWSFYWYFRWYRNYASNG; via the coding sequence ATGCTTTCATTATTAGGTTTTTTAATGATTATTGTTTTTATGGTTTTAATCATGAAAAAAAAGATGACGCCATTAACAGCTTTAGTTTTAGTGCCAGTTTGTATTGCAACCTTAGCTGGATTTGGTGCAGAATTAGGACCCATGATGCAAAAAGGTGTAATAAAAATTGGTTTAACAGGGGTTATGCTAATTTTTGCGATTCTGTATTTTAGTTTAATGATTGATACAGGCTTGTTTGAACCTTTGGTAAAAACGATTTTGCGCGCTGTGCAAAATAGTCCGATTAAAACCGCTGTTGGTACTGCATTATTAACTGCCATGGTTTCTTTAGACGGCGATGGATCATCAACCTATTTAATTGTTGTTGCAGCCTTTTTTCCGCTGTATAAAAAACAAGGTATGAATCCGTTGGTATTAACATGCATTGTTATGCTAACCGCATGTATTATGAATATTTTACCTTGGGGCGGGCCAACTGCTCGGGTAATGAGTTCTCAAAACTTAAGTCATTCTGAAGTTTTTGTGCCTTTAATTCCGGTTATGATAGTGGGGTTATTGTGGGTGTTTTTTGTAGCCTATATTTTAGGAAAAAGAGAGGTAAATCGTATTTTAAAAGAAGGAAGTACGTTTGTATATAACAATAAAGATGTAATAGGTGAGGTAGATGAAACGTTACGCCGTCCTAAGTTGTTATGGTTTAATTTTATTTTAACCCTAACTTTATTAACCGTAATGGTTTTAGATGTAATTCCGCTAGCTATTTCATTTATGATTGCTTTTTGTATTGCAGCAACCATTAATTATCCGAACTTAAAAGATCAACAAAAAATAATAACGCGCCATGCTGGTAATGCCTTATCTGTTGTTGGGTATGATTTTTGGTGCTGGAGTTTTTACTGGTATTTTAGATGGTACCGGAATTATGCAAGCAATGGGTAG
- a CDS encoding AAA family ATPase, with the protein MSDVAIIKQLLEKHQQLKSEIAQVIVGQHQVIDQIILSVFSGGHALLIGVPGLAKTLMVQTIAQALGLNFKRIQFTPDLMPSDILGNEILDENRNFKFLPGPIFSNIILADEINRTPPKTQAALLEAMQEKAVTIAGVANKLPHPFFVLATQNPIEQEGTYPLPEAQLDRFMFAIQLEYPSFLEEVEVVKNTTSTQNKAVKPLFTADEIVTFQQVIRKVPVADNVIEYAVKLVNKTRPTSEFAPEITKQYIDWGAGPRASQNLILAAKTHAVLSGKFSPDIENVQAVAVGILRHRIVKNYRAEAEKISDEQIITSLF; encoded by the coding sequence ATGTCAGATGTAGCCATAATAAAACAATTGCTAGAAAAGCACCAACAATTAAAATCCGAAATTGCTCAAGTAATTGTAGGGCAACATCAGGTTATAGATCAAATTATTTTAAGTGTTTTTTCTGGTGGTCATGCCTTGCTTATTGGCGTACCCGGATTAGCCAAAACATTAATGGTACAAACTATAGCACAAGCTTTAGGTCTGAACTTTAAACGCATTCAATTTACTCCAGATTTGATGCCATCGGATATTTTAGGAAATGAAATTTTAGATGAAAACAGAAATTTTAAATTTTTACCAGGACCTATTTTTTCTAACATTATTTTGGCTGATGAAATAAACAGAACCCCGCCTAAAACACAAGCTGCCTTGCTAGAAGCTATGCAAGAAAAAGCGGTAACTATTGCCGGTGTTGCTAATAAATTACCGCATCCGTTTTTTGTATTAGCCACTCAGAATCCGATAGAACAAGAAGGAACGTATCCGTTGCCCGAAGCGCAATTGGATAGATTTATGTTTGCCATTCAGTTAGAATACCCAAGCTTTTTGGAAGAAGTCGAAGTGGTAAAAAATACAACTTCAACACAAAATAAAGCAGTTAAACCGCTTTTTACGGCTGATGAAATAGTCACTTTTCAGCAAGTAATTCGCAAAGTTCCGGTAGCCGATAATGTTATTGAATATGCGGTTAAATTGGTAAACAAAACCCGGCCAACTAGTGAATTTGCTCCAGAAATTACCAAACAATATATTGATTGGGGGGCTGGCCCACGTGCTTCTCAAAATTTAATTTTAGCAGCTAAAACCCATGCTGTACTTTCGGGCAAGTTTTCGCCAGATATCGAAAATGTACAAGCGGTTGCTGTTGGTATTTTGCGCCACCGTATTGTAAAAAATTACCGCGCAGAAGCCGAAAAAATTTCTGACGAACAAATAATTACAAGCCTTTTCTAA
- a CDS encoding GNAT family N-acetyltransferase: MLKNDVVYLRALEPTDLNFLYQVENNTNLWHVSGTQAPYSKYILEQYLQNATQDIYQAQQLRLAICTANHELVGLLDLFDFSPQNSRAGVGIVIAENKFKQQGYAKNALQLLIQYCFTVLNLNQLYANIEQDNTASLALFKAVNFELVGIKKQWNKRGNQFIDEALYQLINK, encoded by the coding sequence ATGCTAAAAAACGATGTGGTTTATTTACGTGCTTTAGAACCTACCGATTTAAATTTTTTATATCAGGTAGAAAATAATACCAATTTATGGCACGTAAGCGGTACGCAAGCCCCATATAGCAAATATATTTTAGAACAGTATTTACAAAACGCAACGCAAGATATTTATCAGGCGCAACAACTCCGATTGGCTATTTGTACGGCCAATCATGAATTGGTAGGTTTACTAGATTTGTTTGATTTTTCTCCGCAAAATAGCAGAGCCGGTGTCGGAATTGTTATTGCAGAAAATAAGTTTAAACAACAAGGTTATGCCAAAAACGCATTACAATTACTTATTCAATATTGTTTTACGGTATTAAATCTAAATCAATTGTATGCCAATATTGAACAAGATAATACCGCAAGTTTAGCTTTGTTTAAAGCTGTTAATTTTGAACTTGTTGGAATTAAAAAACAATGGAACAAGCGCGGAAATCAGTTTATTGACGAGGCGCTTTATCAACTTATAAATAAATAG
- a CDS encoding glyceraldehyde-3-phosphate dehydrogenase, translated as MDTSNNYEQELAFQADRRKACVELIKIVSDLWYDRSIELILFRNPLLDRNVSDIINLHEYAAKFVEKPINVFDTVEIARAIQSSNLPPARIDIGKLTYEYHLNDNNHNSAQAFVVDKLKDAKGSENIVPRDVVLYGFGRIGRLVARELMSKLGKGQQLRLRAIVTRDKNDAVSLEKRASLLRHDSVHGDFAGSVVTDVENNALIINGATVHMISAAQPEDIDYTAYGIHDALVIDNTGAFKDDVALARHLTAKGATKVILTAPGKGCPNIVYGVNHEEYNPDTVNIFSAASCTTNAITPVLAAIEETFGVEKGHLETIHAYTNDQNLVDNMHKKYRRGRAAALNMVITETGAGSAVAKALPALAGKLTSNAIRVPVPNGSLVVLNLELNKETSKEAFNAAIKKYALQGNLVEQIKYSVNNELVSSDIVGTSQPAIFDSNATIVSADGKNVVLYVWYDNEYGYSHQVIRLAKYVAKVRRYTYY; from the coding sequence ATGGATACCTCTAATAATTACGAACAAGAATTAGCTTTTCAGGCCGATCGCAGAAAAGCTTGTGTGGAGTTAATTAAGATTGTAAGCGACCTATGGTACGACCGTTCAATCGAATTAATTTTATTCCGTAATCCTCTTTTAGACCGTAATGTTTCTGACATTATTAACTTGCACGAATACGCAGCTAAATTTGTAGAAAAACCAATTAATGTTTTTGATACGGTTGAAATTGCAAGAGCTATTCAGAGCTCTAACTTACCTCCTGCTCGTATTGACATAGGTAAATTAACTTACGAATACCATTTAAATGACAACAACCACAACAGCGCACAAGCTTTTGTAGTAGATAAATTAAAAGATGCGAAAGGCAGTGAAAACATTGTTCCTAGAGATGTAGTTTTATACGGATTTGGACGTATTGGTCGTTTAGTTGCTCGCGAATTGATGTCTAAATTAGGTAAAGGACAACAATTACGTTTACGCGCTATTGTAACACGCGATAAAAATGATGCTGTTTCTTTAGAAAAACGTGCTTCATTATTACGTCACGATTCAGTTCACGGTGATTTCGCTGGTTCTGTAGTTACAGACGTAGAAAACAATGCGTTAATTATTAACGGCGCAACCGTTCATATGATTTCTGCAGCGCAACCAGAAGATATTGATTATACAGCTTATGGTATTCATGATGCGTTAGTAATTGACAATACTGGTGCTTTTAAAGATGATGTTGCTTTAGCACGCCATTTAACTGCAAAAGGTGCAACTAAAGTTATTTTAACTGCTCCTGGTAAAGGTTGTCCGAATATTGTTTATGGAGTAAATCACGAAGAATACAACCCAGATACGGTAAATATTTTCTCGGCTGCTTCATGTACAACAAACGCTATTACTCCAGTTTTAGCTGCTATTGAAGAAACTTTTGGAGTTGAAAAAGGACATTTAGAAACTATTCACGCTTATACAAACGACCAAAATTTAGTTGACAACATGCACAAAAAATACCGTCGAGGTAGAGCTGCTGCACTAAACATGGTTATTACAGAAACAGGTGCTGGAAGTGCAGTTGCTAAAGCTTTACCTGCTTTAGCTGGAAAATTAACTTCTAATGCAATTCGTGTTCCAGTTCCAAACGGTTCATTAGTTGTATTAAACTTAGAATTAAATAAAGAAACAAGTAAAGAAGCTTTTAATGCTGCCATTAAAAAATATGCTTTACAAGGTAATTTAGTAGAACAAATTAAATATTCTGTAAACAACGAATTAGTTTCTTCTGACATTGTAGGAACATCACAACCTGCAATTTTTGATAGTAACGCAACAATCGTTTCTGCAGATGGTAAAAATGTTGTACTTTATGTATGGTATGATAACGAATATGGTTATTCTCACCAAGTAATTCGTTTAGCAAAATATGTTGCTAAAGTACGTAGATATACTTATTATTAG
- a CDS encoding DUF2490 domain-containing protein: protein MQKSNYFIWFGLCALLQFQLLFAQDKYNMWYQYLLQAKIHNKSNFTALTQYRSYDLAFDNRVFLVDGYVDYEWKQATKPALGFLYLHISPYKDENTKKIKQEFRPFQQITYNHNFNRISLAHRFRFEERLLSNPSIFILRTRYLLSIRVPFHTFRDKEIWYGIFKNEIRLNLKKNEFFDSDRILVGIGCKFSKNTAIEVAYINQIEKKDLNHFAFLGFRNQFDWRKSK from the coding sequence ATGCAAAAAAGTAATTATTTTATTTGGTTTGGTTTGTGTGCCTTGTTACAATTTCAGCTATTGTTTGCACAAGATAAGTACAACATGTGGTATCAATATTTGCTACAGGCTAAAATTCATAACAAAAGTAATTTTACTGCACTTACGCAATACCGTTCATACGATTTAGCTTTTGATAATCGCGTTTTTTTAGTTGATGGCTATGTAGATTATGAATGGAAACAAGCAACCAAGCCTGCGTTAGGCTTTTTGTACTTGCATATTAGTCCATATAAGGATGAGAATACAAAAAAAATTAAACAGGAGTTTAGGCCATTTCAGCAAATAACTTACAATCATAATTTTAATCGTATTTCTTTAGCCCATCGGTTTCGATTTGAAGAACGATTGCTGTCTAATCCATCTATTTTTATTCTACGTACAAGATATTTATTATCTATTCGTGTGCCGTTTCATACATTTAGAGATAAGGAAATTTGGTATGGAATTTTTAAAAATGAAATTCGATTGAATTTAAAAAAGAATGAATTTTTTGATAGCGATCGAATCTTGGTTGGAATTGGTTGTAAATTTTCAAAAAATACAGCAATCGAAGTTGCTTATATCAATCAAATAGAAAAAAAAGACTTAAACCATTTTGCTTTTTTAGGATTCAGAAATCAGTTTGATTGGCGAAAGTCAAAATAA
- a CDS encoding bifunctional aconitate hydratase 2/2-methylisocitrate dehydratase, translating to MNLYKDYLNEIEERKAQGLHPKPIDGAELLSEIIAQIKDVNNAERENSLKMFIYNTLPGTTPAAGVKAAFLKEIILGQEVVAEITPTFAFELLSHMKGGPSIEVLLDLALGNNVAIAEQAAKVLKTQVFLYDADMDRLKKAYQENNVIAKDILESYAKAEFFTELPAVAEEIKVVTYIAAEGDISTDLLSPGNQAHSRSDRELHGKCMITPEAQAEIKALQTLHPDASVMLIAEKGTMGVGSSRMSGVNNVALWTGKQASPYVPFVNIAPIVAGTNGISPIFLTTVDVTGGIGIDLKNWTKKVDANGEVVRNENGDIVLEEVYSVATGTVLTINTKTKKLYNGDKELIDISKALTPQKMEFIKAGGSYAIVFGKKVQTFAAKTLGITAPTVFAPAKEVTVEGQGLTAVEKIFNRNAVGVAEGKVLHAGSDVRVEVNIVGSQDTTGLMTAQELEAMAATVISPIVDGAYQSGCHTASVWDKKAQTNIPKLMKFMNDFGVITARDPKGEYHAMTDVIHKVLNDIAVDDWDIIIGGDSHTRMSKGVAFGADSGTVALALATGEASMPIPESVKVTFKGEMKPHMDFRDVVHATQQQMLQQFDGENVFQGRIIEVHIGTLLADQAFTFTDWTAEMKAKASICISQDDTLIESLEIAKSRIQIMIDKGMDNKTAVLQGLINKANKRIEEIKSGDKPALKPDANAKYYAEVVIDLDIIDQPMIADPDVNNEDISKRYTHDTIRELSFYGGDKKVDLGFVGSCMVHKDDLKIVSQMLKNVEKQQGEVKFNAPLVVAAPTYNIIDELKAEGDWEYLQKYSGFEFSDALPKANARTEYENIMYLERPGCNLCMGNQEKAAKGDTVMATSTRLFQGRVVEDSERKKGESLLASTPVVVLSAILGRIPTIEEYKTAVEGINLTKFKPVSTKL from the coding sequence ATGAACCTTTACAAGGATTATCTTAACGAAATCGAAGAAAGAAAAGCTCAAGGTTTACACCCAAAACCAATTGATGGGGCTGAATTATTAAGCGAAATTATCGCTCAAATTAAAGATGTAAATAATGCAGAAAGAGAAAATTCTCTAAAAATGTTTATTTACAATACATTACCTGGTACAACGCCAGCTGCTGGAGTAAAAGCTGCTTTCTTAAAAGAAATCATCTTAGGACAAGAAGTTGTAGCTGAAATTACGCCAACTTTTGCTTTCGAATTGTTATCACACATGAAAGGTGGTCCTTCTATCGAAGTGCTTTTAGATTTAGCTTTAGGTAATAATGTTGCTATTGCAGAACAAGCTGCTAAAGTTTTAAAAACACAAGTTTTCTTATACGATGCCGATATGGATCGTTTAAAAAAGGCTTACCAAGAAAATAATGTAATTGCTAAAGATATTTTAGAAAGTTATGCTAAAGCTGAATTCTTTACAGAATTACCAGCAGTAGCTGAAGAAATTAAAGTGGTTACTTACATTGCTGCAGAAGGTGATATTTCTACAGATTTACTTTCTCCAGGTAATCAAGCGCATTCGCGTTCTGACCGTGAATTACATGGTAAATGTATGATTACGCCAGAAGCACAAGCAGAAATTAAAGCGTTACAAACATTACATCCAGATGCAAGCGTAATGCTTATTGCAGAAAAAGGAACAATGGGTGTAGGTTCATCTCGTATGTCAGGGGTTAACAACGTGGCATTATGGACAGGTAAACAAGCATCTCCGTACGTTCCATTTGTAAACATTGCGCCAATTGTTGCAGGTACAAACGGTATTTCTCCAATTTTCTTAACTACGGTTGATGTTACTGGAGGAATTGGTATCGATTTAAAAAACTGGACTAAAAAAGTTGATGCAAACGGTGAAGTTGTTCGTAACGAAAACGGTGATATTGTTTTAGAAGAAGTTTATTCTGTTGCAACAGGAACTGTTTTAACAATCAACACAAAAACTAAAAAATTATACAACGGCGATAAAGAATTAATCGATATCTCTAAAGCGTTAACTCCGCAAAAAATGGAATTCATTAAAGCTGGAGGTTCTTACGCAATCGTTTTTGGTAAAAAAGTACAAACATTTGCAGCTAAAACACTAGGAATTACAGCTCCAACTGTTTTTGCTCCTGCTAAAGAAGTTACTGTTGAAGGACAAGGATTAACAGCTGTTGAGAAAATTTTTAACCGTAACGCTGTAGGTGTTGCCGAGGGTAAAGTTTTACATGCAGGTTCAGACGTTCGTGTTGAAGTAAACATTGTAGGTTCTCAAGATACAACAGGATTAATGACGGCTCAAGAATTAGAAGCAATGGCTGCTACGGTTATTTCTCCAATTGTTGACGGTGCTTACCAATCAGGTTGTCATACAGCATCAGTTTGGGATAAAAAAGCACAAACTAATATTCCTAAATTAATGAAATTCATGAACGATTTCGGGGTAATTACAGCTCGCGATCCTAAAGGTGAATATCATGCAATGACCGACGTTATTCATAAAGTTTTAAATGATATTGCGGTTGATGATTGGGATATTATTATTGGTGGAGATTCGCACACGCGTATGTCAAAAGGTGTTGCTTTCGGTGCCGATTCAGGTACGGTAGCTTTAGCTTTAGCAACGGGTGAAGCTTCTATGCCAATTCCAGAATCTGTAAAAGTGACATTTAAAGGGGAAATGAAACCTCACATGGATTTCCGTGATGTAGTTCATGCAACACAACAACAAATGTTACAGCAGTTTGATGGTGAAAACGTTTTCCAAGGGCGTATTATCGAAGTTCACATCGGAACTTTATTAGCTGACCAAGCGTTTACATTTACTGACTGGACAGCAGAAATGAAAGCAAAAGCATCAATCTGTATTTCTCAAGACGATACTTTAATCGAATCTTTAGAAATTGCTAAATCTCGTATCCAAATCATGATCGATAAAGGTATGGATAACAAAACTGCAGTTTTACAAGGTTTAATTAACAAAGCAAACAAACGTATTGAAGAAATTAAATCAGGTGATAAACCTGCTTTAAAACCAGATGCGAATGCAAAATACTATGCAGAAGTTGTTATTGATTTAGATATTATTGATCAACCAATGATTGCGGATCCAGACGTTAACAACGAAGATATTTCAAAACGTTATACACACGATACCATTCGCGAATTATCTTTCTACGGAGGTGATAAAAAAGTAGATTTAGGTTTTGTTGGATCTTGTATGGTGCATAAAGACGATTTAAAAATCGTTTCTCAAATGTTGAAAAATGTTGAAAAACAACAAGGTGAAGTTAAATTTAACGCGCCATTAGTAGTTGCTGCTCCAACATATAACATTATTGATGAGTTAAAAGCAGAAGGTGATTGGGAATATTTACAAAAATATTCTGGGTTTGAATTCTCTGATGCTCTACCAAAAGCTAACGCACGTACAGAATACGAAAATATTATGTACCTAGAGCGCCCTGGTTGTAACTTATGTATGGGTAACCAAGAAAAAGCTGCAAAAGGAGATACGGTAATGGCAACTTCTACTCGTTTATTCCAAGGTCGTGTGGTTGAAGATAGCGAACGTAAAAAAGGAGAATCATTATTAGCATCAACTCCAGTAGTTGTTTTATCTGCAATTTTAGGTCGTATTCCAACAATTGAAGAATATAAAACTGCAGTTGAAGGTATCAACTTAACAAAATTTAAACCCGTTTCTACAAAATTATAA
- the dapF gene encoding diaminopimelate epimerase, producing the protein MNFNFYKYQGTGNDFVILDNRQLTFPKNDTNFIKNICDRRFGIGADGLMLLEDQEGYDFKMVYYNSDGNESSMCGNGGRCLVAFAKKLNIIEKEANFIAVDGPHYAKISHDNVVSLQMIDVKEIKATPDYLFLNTGSPHHIQMVTNIDTFDVKNTGAQIRYSDLYGQVGSNINFVEQVNENEFRLRTYERGGRRRNFILRYGGATAAALALHYNKLATENMVDLLVQGGRLRVTFDVAKNGYKNVFLIGPATYVFEGIIEKK; encoded by the coding sequence ATGAATTTTAACTTTTATAAATACCAAGGAACAGGTAATGATTTTGTTATACTAGATAACAGACAATTAACCTTTCCCAAAAATGATACCAATTTTATAAAAAACATTTGTGACAGACGATTTGGCATTGGAGCCGATGGTCTAATGTTACTTGAAGACCAAGAAGGTTATGATTTTAAAATGGTATATTATAATTCGGATGGTAACGAAAGTTCTATGTGTGGTAACGGCGGCCGTTGTTTGGTTGCTTTTGCTAAAAAATTAAATATTATAGAAAAAGAAGCTAATTTTATAGCTGTTGATGGACCGCATTACGCAAAAATTAGTCATGATAATGTAGTTTCTTTACAAATGATTGATGTAAAAGAAATAAAAGCTACGCCAGATTATTTGTTTTTAAATACCGGATCACCGCATCATATACAAATGGTTACTAATATTGATACCTTTGATGTTAAAAATACGGGGGCTCAAATTCGTTATTCTGATTTGTACGGGCAAGTAGGTTCTAACATTAATTTTGTAGAGCAAGTAAACGAAAACGAATTTAGATTACGAACGTACGAACGCGGGGGTAGAAGACGAAACTTTATCTTGCGGTACGGCGGTGCAACTGCAGCGGCTTTAGCTTTACATTATAATAAATTAGCAACCGAAAATATGGTTGATTTATTGGTACAAGGCGGTCGTTTACGCGTAACTTTTGATGTTGCAAAAAACGGATATAAAAATGTATTTTTAATTGGTCCTGCAACTTATGTGTTTGAAGGAATTATAGAAAAAAAATAA